The Candidatus Coatesbacteria bacterium genome includes a region encoding these proteins:
- a CDS encoding methyltransferase domain-containing protein: MSRRTIQITERIWRYLLEQTLREPPLLAELRAETAALDNPDMQISPVQGRFMALLVELTGARRILELGTFTGYSSLSMALALPPDGRIVCLDKSAEYTAVARRYWARAGVGERLELRLGEAAAGLAALRAEGRDGGFDLVFIDADKDNEDHYYEEALHLLRRGGLIVVDNALWGGRVADPENTDPTVAAIGRLNRKVRDDERVTMTLIPVADGLLLARKR; this comes from the coding sequence ATGAGCCGCCGCACCATTCAGATCACCGAGCGGATCTGGCGCTACCTGCTCGAGCAGACCCTGCGCGAGCCGCCCCTGCTGGCCGAGCTGCGCGCCGAGACCGCCGCGCTGGACAATCCCGATATGCAGATCTCGCCGGTCCAGGGCCGCTTCATGGCTCTGCTGGTCGAACTGACCGGCGCCCGCCGGATTCTCGAGCTGGGCACCTTCACCGGCTACAGCTCGCTCTCGATGGCCCTCGCTCTGCCGCCGGACGGCAGGATCGTCTGCCTCGACAAGAGCGCCGAGTACACCGCCGTCGCCCGGCGCTACTGGGCCCGGGCGGGTGTGGGGGAACGCCTCGAGCTGCGGCTGGGCGAGGCCGCCGCCGGACTGGCCGCCCTGCGCGCCGAGGGCCGCGACGGCGGGTTCGATTTGGTGTTCATCGACGCCGACAAAGACAACGAGGACCACTATTACGAAGAGGCGCTGCACCTGCTGCGCCGGGGCGGGCTGATCGTCGTCGACAACGCCCTCTGGGGCGGCCGGGTGGCCGATCCGGAGAACACAGACCCCACCGTCGCGGCCATCGGCCGGCTCAACCGCAAGGTGCGCGACGACGAGCGGGTGACGATGAC